The Thermoproteota archaeon genome includes a window with the following:
- a CDS encoding thioredoxin domain-containing protein — protein MRVSYQNILAIVIVLTSVGLGLLVSFSSKGVAIQVYAGELDRQLKEGVVAVMFWSETCSSCELMKPYWMQVEASPPEGVRVMDVPLVPGETDRLFMEYGVTETPTFLVLREGAVVAKIVGPVQSDDPALYFRRWIESAAKMASTSEEQVTGWEPATLALLPFLGALVALSPCSAPIVAAYATMGRVRGKGDYAVCLGSSFFGTMVLGSLMVIAASFVAGLIKGLTFALAVAAILFGSLTIFTASESCPLPGQRVRGLLSSGLPAACFSFGLVSLQCSLPLLAGYIALISATGDVLAGVAGVALLALGMAAALVASLYLAKRATGAFSKAMKNPAWLERISGGILIALGIYLLLVR, from the coding sequence ATGAGGGTAAGCTATCAGAACATCTTGGCCATTGTCATCGTGCTGACGTCCGTGGGTCTCGGCCTCCTAGTCTCCTTCAGCAGCAAGGGTGTTGCCATACAGGTCTATGCAGGGGAGCTGGACAGGCAGCTCAAGGAGGGAGTAGTGGCCGTCATGTTCTGGAGCGAGACCTGCTCCTCCTGCGAGTTGATGAAGCCCTACTGGATGCAGGTGGAGGCCTCTCCGCCCGAGGGCGTCCGCGTGATGGATGTGCCCCTCGTTCCCGGGGAGACTGACCGGCTCTTCATGGAGTACGGGGTCACGGAGACCCCCACCTTCTTAGTCCTCAGGGAGGGCGCCGTGGTGGCCAAGATCGTGGGCCCGGTTCAGTCCGACGACCCGGCCCTATACTTCAGGAGATGGATAGAATCAGCTGCTAAGATGGCGAGTACCTCCGAAGAGCAGGTCACGGGATGGGAACCGGCCACACTTGCCCTTCTCCCATTCTTGGGTGCGCTGGTCGCCCTATCTCCCTGCTCGGCGCCTATAGTCGCTGCCTACGCCACCATGGGGAGGGTGAGGGGGAAGGGAGATTACGCTGTCTGTCTGGGATCCTCGTTCTTCGGTACAATGGTTTTGGGTTCTCTCATGGTCATCGCAGCTTCCTTCGTGGCGGGCCTCATCAAGGGATTGACCTTCGCCCTAGCCGTGGCCGCCATACTTTTCGGGTCGCTCACCATCTTCACTGCCTCTGAATCCTGTCCTTTACCGGGCCAGAGGGTGAGAGGGTTACTATCATCCGGCCTACCAGCGGCGTGCTTCAGCTTCGGTCTGGTATCCCTTCAGTGCAGCCTGCCCTTGCTCGCTGGCTACATAGCCCTCATAAGCGCGACCGGCGATGTGCTCGCCGGGGTAGCGGGCGTGGCTCTGCTCGCCCTAGGCATGGCAGCCGCACTGGTCGCCTCCCTCTACTTGGCGAAGAGGGCGACCGGAGCCTTCTCCAAGGCCATGAAGAACCCTGCTTGGCTGGAGAGGATAAGCGGTGGTATTCTCATAGCCTTGGGCATCTACCTCCTGCTTGTGAGGTGA